The following proteins are co-located in the Schistocerca nitens isolate TAMUIC-IGC-003100 chromosome 2, iqSchNite1.1, whole genome shotgun sequence genome:
- the LOC126236571 gene encoding lethal(2)neighbour of tid protein has product MPSKGMGQSQKHRNQAIKLFHAVKNKYCTKDFVLSLVFDPKRLPVVGLLLIVAEIFVNIVVIHTVRYTEIDWVAYMQEVEGVANGTLDYTYLKGDTGPLVYPAGFVYIFMLLYYITEHGQNIRLAQYIFALFYIILLCLVFRIYYKSQKVPPYVLILVCCTSYRIHSIFVLRLFNDPVAMILLYGSLNYFLDNRWTVGSIFYSLAVSVKMNILLFAPALLVGYLTSLGVRGTIVQLFICASVQIILGLPFILTNPFAYIKGAFNLGRVFLFEWTVNWRFLPENIFISPYFHISLLMLHIALLAYFYDISLVYLRSYASLKALENDIQPQLKKHKEKIDMKTVSQLFLLPMFTSNFIGIMCSRSLHYQFYVWYFHSLPYLLWSTPFSDVWRLCILGVIELCWNTFPSTAVSSVLLHLCHICILYGLQRNKVLRNQATTKTK; this is encoded by the coding sequence ATGCCAAGCAAAGGGATGGGACAAAGTCAGAAGCATCGTAACCAAGCTATCAAATTATTTCACGCTGTTAAAAATAAATACTGCACCAAAGATTTTGTGTTGTCTCTAGTATTTGATCCGAAGAGATTGCCGGTTGTGGGTTTATTGCTAATTGTCgctgaaatttttgtgaatattGTGGTTATACACACAGTTAGATATACAGAAATAGATTGGGTAGCGTACATGCAGGAAGTTGAGGGAGTCGCAAATGGTACACTGGATTATACGTACCTGAAGGGAGATACAGGACCTCTTGTTTACCCAGCTGGATTTGTATACATATTTATGTTACTCTATTATATTACAGAGCACGGTCAAAACATTAGGCTAGCTCAATATATATTCGCGTTATTCTACATTATACTGTTGTGTTTAGTGTTTAGAATTTATTACAAGAGTCAAAAAGTGCCACCATATGTGCTAATTTTAGTATGCTGTACATCTTACAGAATCCACTCAATTTTTGTCCTTCGTTTATTTAATGACCCAGTTGCTATGATATTATTGTATGGTTCGCTGAACTACTTCTTGGACAACAGATGGACTGTAGGTAGTATTTTTTATAGCCTGGCAGTGTCTGTCAAGATGAATATTCTACTCTTTGCACCAGCATTACTTGTAGGATATTTGACATCTCTTGGCGTCCGAGGCACTATAGTTCAGCTTTTTATATGTGCTTCTGTACAAataattcttggtcttccatttatATTGACTAATCCATTTGCTTACATAAAGGGTGCTTTCAATCTTGGCCGTGTTTTTCTTTTTGAGTGGACAGTTAACTGGAGGTTTTTGCCAGAAAATATTTTCATTAGTCCATACTTTCATATATCACTCTTGATGTTGCATATTGCACTTCTAGCATATTTTTATGATATATCACTAGTGTACCTTCGTAGCTATGCTAGCCTGAAAGCACTTGAAAATGACATCCAACCTCAGCTGAAGAAACATAAAGAAAAGATAGATATGAAGACTGTTTCTCAGttgtttctgcttccaatgttcacTTCAAATTTTATTGGTATAATGTGTAGTCGTTCATTGCACTATCAGTTTTATGTGTGGTATTTCCACTCATTGCCTTACCTGTTGTGGTCTACACCTTTTTCTGATGTTTGGAGATTATGCATTTTAGGTGTTATTGAATTATGTTGGAACACTTTCCCATCAACAGCTGTAAGTAGTGTGCTGCTGCATTTGTGTCATATATGCATTTTATATGGACTTCaaagaaacaaagtgctgaggaaccaggcaacaacaaaaacaaaataa